The sequence caaaaaattcgtgcatggggtgggggtgtccctcagtctggcctgcaccctctccaatctgggaccccttgaaggatatcctactgccggtttacagggattgggcctaaaccagcagtcagacatccctctcgcaatccaggactgctggctcctaattgctcacctgcctgcctgcctgcctgcctgattgctcctaaccactccgtctgttggcctgctcatccccaactgccgcctgccgctggcctgctcacccccaaatgcaacccccgccaacctgatcacccccaactgctccccatgCCAGTAcactcatccccaactgcctcccctgctggcctgctcaccccaactacTCCCCCTggtggcctgcttgcccccaccttccctccccactggcctgctcacccccaactgcccctctgctggcctgctcactccaaactgccccccccccaccactgccctgatcacctccaacagaCCCCCACTGAcggggcgaggggctgagggctgttttcaggctggccatgccccctggcgatccaggctcccagcccctccattttttcttttctttcttttttttcagtgcctccttgagcggaggccagggtgggctggaagcaggtatctgggatttatttttcttctataattgaaactttgtagccttgagcggaggccagggctggtcagggtgggcgggaagcttggcttcctccatcaccgggggcaacccaagcctcctgcttgctccagctccgtggctgccgccatcttagttgggctaatttgcatattcactcctgattggctgtgggtgtagtggagtgatggtcaatttgcattagtctcttctattagtgtagatttatatTAACTTTATAATGAGAATGATGGatatcctcccttccttccttccccccttccttccttcctttcttccaacTCAGGGCAGGCCATGCTTAGGTGAGCTGTAAGTTGAGGTGGGCTCAGCCAGCCCCCTCTCATGGCCCAGGTGGGGGAAAGGCCAGCAGGCTGGAAGATCTACCCCAAGGGCCCGAGGGAAGATCTACCTCAAGGAGGCAGCATGAGCCAGAAGGAGGCAGAAAGAGGCCAGCGCAGCCCAGTGAACAAGCCCTCACCCAGCCAAAAACAGGCTGGGGTCTGTGGGCAACTGGCTGAAGAGTCCTGGCAACAACCCAAAGCGGGCCATACTGGGGGTGGGCAGGCTTCTGTCACCTCGGAGTCAGCctaagacagtggttggcaaaccgcggctcgcgagccacatgcggctctttggccccttgagtgtggctgttccacaaaataccacggcctgggcgagtctatcttGAAAAAGTGGcgtagaagaagtttaagtttaaaaaatttggctctcaaaagaaatttcaatcgttgtactgttgatatttggctctgttgactaatgagtttgccgaccactgacctaagagaTGCCTCTCAGGTGGCTGTGAAATTGGCAGGTTGGCATAGAGACTGTCCCGGCCGAACGGTCCTGGCCCttactggcctgtgtcctctgccGGGGACACTCTCCCTTCCTACCCATCTCCAGGGCCCTTCTCCTGGGAGCCTGTTCTTGCCCTCGACACTCCAGACCATGCCAACCAGGGCTTCTTACCTGCCAGGCTTTGAGGAGCACCTGCTGCGATGCCATCCTCCTGATCAGAGCTGAAAGCTGGTCCCGGGACAGCTGGCTGGCTGCCTGGCACCGGAAGCCTTGTAGGAGGGAGGTGTTGGCACTGAGCAGAAGGAGGCAGGtggtgagggtggaggtgggggtgggaggggcagcccAGACGGCAACATGCAGGATGGAGGTTAGACTCACAACACCAAAAGAATGAGACACAGGAAGTGTGGCAGGCAGGGCCTTGACACAGGCAAGACTCCTGCATCTCCCCCCGCCcgcttcccccccctccccccttccttcgcCCCACTCCTCCTGTGAGCGCCCAGTTCAGGTTCTGAGCTGTGAGCAGGGGAGGCCCCTGCCCAGATGCTGGGTTTTTGCTTCCTCCCAAGGCCGGTCCCACCGATGGCTGAGGGTTCGGAGGAGATGTAGCCTGGGCACCTGCTGGGCCACTACAGCCAGTTCCTCTCCTGGCGGAGCCTTCCTCACGGTGTGAGTAATAAAACTCGTGCGCCAGGAAGGGGTCTCTGGGGCTTTAACCTGGGTCCAGTGGTCCAACTGGGCGTCCAGCCTTGTCTGGTCAGTCAACTGATTGATCAGTTGATGGCGAATCAATGACCTCCAACTCcccagggaaggagaggagagctgAGCCTAAGCAcgaaccccccccgcccccccccgaaAGTGCACGGAAACAATGCAGGGTCTGTTTGGGGCCTGAGGGTGCAGCAAAGCCTCAGGGTAGAAGGAAGGAAGTATGAGGACTCAGGAGGAGCagtgatcacctgccaggccgaggggagcagtgggagcagtgGGGGGCTCAGGAGGGACCCTAGCTGCAGCCAGCTTTGATGGCCTGGGCGCCTGACTCTGATGTAGGACACTGAACTCTGGGCCATTTGAGGGCAAGGTGGATGAGTGACCTGGACCTGGGTGGGTGATGGCCAGACCCCCGGTTCAGAGCCAGAAGTCGGGGGCCCTGCCACAGCCATGCCTGGTCATCGTCTGCAGCCCCTGGAGGTGGTCCCTCCTTCttacccaccccctcctccaggcctgccaggggatcagctgcaggaggggagggcactcACCTGGCCCACAGGTTGGCCCTGCTGGCAGCCTGCCCTTCCTGGGAGAAGCCCTCAGCGTGGGGACCAGTGCAGTGAGTAGTGAGCCACATGCAGAGGACGAGGCCCCGGCTCACCAGGGCGCCTGGAACAGAATAGGCCGTAAGCAGCCTCTAGCCCTCGGAAGGCTGAGCCCTGCTGAGGGGAGCACGTGAGGGAGGTCCAGTGTGGGTCGGCCCCGGGATCCTGTGTCCTGGGTGGATCTCTGACTACCCCAACATGGAGACCTCGGACGCCATGTGGCCCTGATCACCTGTGTGTAGCAGCCTAGGCCTGAGCGTGGTGTGTGTGTCTGACTATACATGTGTCTGTCTGACACTGCATGTGTGTGTTCCCAATGGCATGTACATGTGATTGCACACGTGTATGGTGGCATATACATGCCTGTGGTGGCATGTATGCCCAATACAATGCATATCTGGTGGTATGGCAGTTTACATGCGTGTGATGATGTGTACCTATGTGCAGCTGGTGGCGTGTGTCTTTTTTGTGTCTGGAagcatgtgtacatatatgtgatGGACTGTACATGTACCCGCCAATGTTCACACATGTGTGATGAGATATACACGTGTGGACTGTGTGTACCAATGCACTTGTACTTTCTATCCTTGTGGCTCTGTCCTCACAGTTTGAGACCCAAGACCCTCAAACAGAGGGAATGGGGTCGACCACTACCTCCGGAGCCCCTTCTAGCCGTGACCTCTCCTTGTCCCCTCTAGGACCCCCAGACCCAGTgccctgcctgcctttctccttcccttccctgagcCCCAGCCGGCCGTGGGGGCATCCTGGGGCAGGGcccttgattgcaggcttgggAGGACACGGTGGTCGGAGTGTGAATACTCTCCACATCTGCCGTCATGCTGCCCGGGATCCCCTTCCCCGAGGGCGTCAGCACACCTGCTCTGGGGCCCATGGCTGTGCACGGTGCACAGCAGGTGCTGGGGTCACAAGCAGCGGGTCCAGGACAAgctggagaggagacaggaagtGATGAGGCCAGCCCCACCgactccccccaccagccttggcCGAGGGGCACAGACAAGAAGGGCTTCTGTCCAGAGTCACACAGGATGGGCGCCTTGCAGGGCAGGCAACCTGAGCCGGGCTGCAGCTGCGTCTCTGCCCTTGGGGAGGGGTACAACCCCACAAACAAGCATCTTTGGGACAAAAGGGAGCCGCtccagggggacccaggcctttctTATCGCAAGTTGGGGCTCAGGGGACCCATCGGCTGTGGCTTGGGTTGTGGTGTCTCCAATGAACAGATCTCTTGACAGTtacaggggagggggcagcagtcCTGGCGAGTCCCCACAGGTCGCTGGGGGCTTCCCAACCTGCCCGGAGCGGCCATGGCTTCGCTCCCCATCTGGGCGGCCCAGGCCTAAGTCCTGGTCACAGACACAGCCCACagtgcagccccctccccccgccccgggcagGCCTGTCTGCGGTGGAGACCAAAGCGGTGAAGCTTGGGGACTCAGGTCCTGGGAGGTGACAGACATCTGGGAGGCTGGCCCTCACTGCCCACTCCTGGGCACAGCCTTGCACAGTCTCACAGTTTGGGGTGCCAGTGGGCCTCCAGATTCCACATGGgccaggagcaagacagggaggTTATTCCTCCTGCGGGGGGCATAATGGAGGCTCAGCTACCTGCCCAGGCCTGCAGATACCAGACTAGAAGCCTGGTCCTGGGGTCCAGCTGGTGATGGCCCCCACCCCGGTCCTACCCCTCACCTGAGCACAAAGAACTTCTGGTGGAGGGTGGTGCTCTGGAGCCAGGCATCGGCTGTTGGATGCAGAGGGTTGTAACCAGGTGCCAGACACTAGCCGTCCCAGCCCGCTGAGCATGTCAGTCCTTGCAGCTGAGCCCTGGGGCACAGGGGTGGTGCAGGGTTGGAGCGCCAGGGTCCCCGCTCTCCTCCACGCCTCACCAGCACCCTGTCTGTCAGCCACCGGCTCCCGCAGTGACGCTCCCAGGCcggtgcaggggaggggctggagctgtGCCAGGTGACGCTCCTATATTGGCCCCTGGGGCCCCAGCACAGTGGCACCTGCTCCTCAGCCCCAGGAGAGTGAGATGTTGAGCACGTGGTTGGCAGCTACCCAGCGTAACCCCTTCCCATGGAGGGGTCGTGCCTCGAGGGTGGTATGTGCTTTCACACACAGGTATCTCTGCCTTCACTGTGTGTGCCAGTGTCTTCgtgtgcctgtatgtgtgtgCCTGGGAGCACGCACATCTCTGTGCATGTGTGTCCCCTGCAGGGACATTAGGCACACGTGGACTCAATGCGGTGCCTAGGTTTGGTGCCGtgtgtggcagtgtttctgtcctgtgggtcctggagcagagccaggcAGGAGTAGACACACAGCTGAGTACCAGGAGCAGGGAGGGCATGTGGGCACCAGGTGGGCAGCCTTGATGGTGGGGAGTGTGCCACAGCTGCTCTGGGGCCAGTCCACCAAGCAGACCTCCAAGGCTGAACAGGAGCGGTGACTACCGGGAGGGACTTCCCGACCTGCCTGCAGCCCGGGTTCAGCTGCCTGATGACCGCCATCTGCATTACGGGCCGCGTGTGCCCAGCCAGCCAGCGCCATGGCCACGCAGAGGCACTGACCCGAGCCTGGGGGCTGACAGCTGGAGGGATCGCTCTTGGCTCCTGCACAGGCCCCATGGGAGCCCAGGTTTTGGCTGAGGGTTCTACACAGTGAGGGATTTTTGGGGAGTGGGATGTCATACGGTGGTGGGGTCTTCTTGCTTCCAGGGCGGGAGACTCCCACAGTTCAGAGCGGGTgggagcaggaagcagccagcaaGTACAGAaggccacctgctggcctgcccacTGCAGGCTAAGCCTccagggcagccccaggcccaggccagacAAATAACCACAGCAACAGAGCACCTGCTGGGCTGCAGAGCCACGGCCTGCCCGGCTCTTCCTTGCACTGCCTCCCTCAGTGAGTCGGCCTTGGCTCATGGCACAGCTTCCGTGCACctttcacagaggaagaaactcaggctcagagaggctgagcaacttgcctgtggccacagagcagtGAGTGGGAAGCGTGACCAGACCGGTGGCCAGGCTGAAAGCCTGTGTGTGCTGTCGGGGGGGCCTGCGGGTATGGGTGGAGGCGGGGCAGAAGGGGAAAGGTGGGACAGGGCTCAGCCAGGTGATGCGTCTGAGGTTGAAGGTTCAGCAAGTGTGAAAACGAGGAAGCAGGTGTGCTGGGATGGGGACTGGGGATGCTATCCCATCGCACCCTGGCCAGTTATGCAGGGTACACCACAGTAACCACCTGTTCGTCTGCGTTACCATTGTGGGCCCCTCCTGTTACAGATGAGGGGACCGACGCAGGGAGCAGGGACTGGACCTGGCCTCTACCGAGACCCTATGGTGTCTGTTTCTGGCTTCATCCCAGCTGAGACCCTGATGTGGTCACAGGTAGGTCCATCCCAGGAACCCCATGACAGGACCTGTGTCAACTGGTGAGAGGAAGGGTCTGGCCCAGCTGGGTGCAGGGACgtggcatgtgacctgactggttGGTGGCCCAGGCGACAGCCCTCCCATGGCATTCTGACACGGTGGAAGGGCCTAAGGCCGGTGTGATGGTGGCCACGGGTAGTAGCTCTATGAGGGGCCCTGGTGAGACTAGTTGGATCCTCCCATGTGTTCGGTTGGGAGGGCCAGGGATCCTCCAGCTttcccccaaccagggcaggagTGTACCCACCGCAGAGGGGTGCAGGTCAGCAGCCAGGACCTCGAGGTCAGTCCTGGGTCCTGCAGGAGGGCTTGGGACAGAGGTCTACCTGGTGCAGGAGTCTGGGCTCCCCTGTAACCCCCACATCAGAATTATTCATGGCTGTTCACAGGGTTAGTCACTGAGCCTTTATTCTAAGTCCTGGAGCCCTGTTGCGGCTGGAATGATGTGGGCGTTGTAGGGGACAGAGGAGGCGGGAGCTGGGCTGCCCTTGCTCCTAGGCTAAGGTCTCATAACCAGGGGCTGtgtgggagccccccccccccccccccgcagagcacttacatcaggccagaagggatggcccccacccacccccatgtgTGATGATTAGgatgtgggtggaggtgggagacccACGGGCAGAGTTCGGCAGAAGCCAAGGCACAAAGCAGGACTGGCCAGGCAGGGGACCAGTCAGGGTTTGCAGGTGGAGGGGGCTCAGCCAAGCTGGGGTGATGGCAAGAGGGTCTGAACAGAGTAAGGAGCAAGGTGCTCTGGGGGTGGACGAGGGACCCAGCAAGGGCTGGCCCGGGCAACCCCTGGGCATGTCTACAAAACAGGCCCTGGGGGCAAAGCTCTGGAGGCAGAAGGTGCTTGGGGAGGATTGGCAGGCCTTGGTTCCCTTTGGGGGGGCTGGTCCTACCACCCTGAGTTCATCCTCCATAATCGTGGCTGCCTGGCTCCCCCTGCTGGACGTGGGTCCCTCTTCAGGTTTGGCTGCTACAGTCGGGGTGGGGTTTCAGTGCTCTGTGGCTGGGACACCTCCGCCTCTGGATAAGCTTAGGGTTCTGACCCGCAGTCCCCATCCACCTGGAGGTTCCAGTCTTCACCCAGACATCAGGCCCACACTCTCAGTTGTCTGGCTCCAGTGTCCACTCTGACAGCCACTGAAGATACGAGGCCCGCTGAGCCTCTGTCTCAGGGGGATGGGGCGGTGGGGGCCGGCCTGGCCTGGGCGGGTGcgtggaggggctgcagggcccagggccccctTCTGTGGGTTCAGGGTCATGGGCAGCCCGCAGGACTTGGACAAGCTGGTCCAGCGGCTGTACCAGGGTGTGAGGGCTCCAGCAGGCGTCAAGGGTGGGCACGAAAGGGTCTGGTGTACAGGCTTCCACACACTCGGCCTGCGTGGGTATCCGCAGGTAGAAGGCATGCAGCATCATGCGGAACGGTTGGTCCTCCTGGCCCGAGGCCTGCCCGTAGGTCAGGTCCCCCACAATGGGGTGGCTGAGGGCACTGCAGTGTACACGCAGCTGGTGCGTCCGGCCTGTGTGGGGAGAAAGGGCCAGTGAGGCAGGGGTGCCACTCCACGATCACCACCCACCGTTCATGTCACTGTCCCCAGCTGCCAACTCAGTGGCACATGCAATAACCCCTCCTGCTTCCTGCTACAGATGAGGACAGAAGAGCTTAGAAGGGAAGTCAACTTCTGGGGTCACCTCTGGCAAAGGCAGGGCCAGGGTGGCACTGGGTCCCTTGGCGAACTCAGGCCAGCCTTTCCACTGCCTTCACATCCAGACCAGCGAGACCCCCTCTAGGGCAAGAGCCGCAGGTTGCGGGGTTAAGTGTGTGGGAGAGAATCAGCTTTGCCAGCAATGTTTGGAGTGGCCCCCGTCTACTctgcctctgtgcctcagtttcctttcctatCTAACCGGGACACTGCAGTGCACGGCTTGAGGAGATGCTGACACCAGGCACCACCACCCCGGGGGCAGGACACTGTCGGGGGCAGTGAGGAGCCTGGGGAGCTTCCTGGCCCCGCTCCTGAATGTACCTGTGAGGGGCTGCAGCAGCACCTTGGAGACGGGGTCACCCGCATAGAGCCCATGTTCCAGAACCACCAGCTCCGTGAGGCTTGGTTTTGGGTTCTCACAGCCTGtgggcgggggcagaggggggggggaggaagagaggctgTGAGGGTTGACTGGGTCAGCCCCAGGCCTCAGTTCACCTCAGCACAACGTCCCCTTAGATGAAACATGTCCCATGGCCCCTGCCTCCTTGCCCACTGTACCCTGGGTGCCCTCGATGCACATGGTGTGGGTCCGACCCTCTGTGCTGTTCCTGCCGATGGCATGGCTGATGGTTATCCGGCTCTCCTGGATGTGCCCCCGAACCTGCGGGTCAGGGGAGCCCACCTGAAACTCAGGGCCTGCTGACGTGGGGTGAGCACTGGAGCCCCcatgccccaggcctggccaggccttACCAGCGCCAGGTAAGCCTTGGTGACCCGCCGCTCCTTGAAGCACTTGTAAGCACTGCCTGCAGCCGCTTTGTTTAGGGCCACGCAGAGTGCGCCGCTGGTGGAGAAATCCAGCTGGTGGCAGaacctggcacagagcaaaggCACAGAAGAGGCTGGGTGAGGGGCGGCCACTTCCCCCCAGTGGAGGCTGCCTCGGGCTCCCTGTGCTGCACTCCCAGGTACCTGAACCCGTAGCAGGTGTCGGGGTCAGCCAGCTCGGGGAAGCGGTGCCGCAGCTGCTTTTGGAGGGTCAGGGTCTCCCTCCACGTCTTGCTATCAATGCGCACGTCCCAGTGCTTGTTCACCACCAGAAAGTCACGGCTCTGGTACACGATGGACAGGTTCTCCACGCTGCCTGGCTCCATGGTGGGGCCTGCAGGGCAAGCATGTGGTTCATGGGGTGACCAGCCCATGTCAGGGTCATGCCCAACTGGGGAAGACAACCCCTGCTCTCCAGAGCTCTGGGTGTGAAGCCACAAACGCTGTATATCAGGCAAACAcatgcacctactatgtgcctgcaTCCACTGGGCTCCTGACTACTCTCACCCCTGAACCACGGAGGAGAGTGGCAACTGGGATGGGAGTGTGGTCAAGGTGAGGGGCGCCAGTGTTGCTTGGACGGGGCAGTCCCACAGTCCCGGCCGACCCAGGCCTTGGGAGAAACAGTTTTTCtctccagcccactcccaccGACCCTTGCCAACAGATCCGGAACCTTTTCCTGACTGGGGAGGGGGTCAAGGAGAGGGGCTGCTACGGTCCTCGCAGCCGGGGGCGGCACAGGTCAGCCGGGTGCAAGGGGGGGCGCTGGGTGCAGGGGTGGAgttcaccctcacccccccaccctccatgcaGACACCCATTCCCTACCTCCCCTCCGCGGAAGCCCCCTACGTACGATGGCCAAGGGGTTCTGGGTGGATCCCGGCTGTGAGCCCGCCCCCGCCCACTCTGGAACCGACCTGCAGTCGGGCCGCGCCGTCCGGATCCCCGATGCCGCTGACCCTCCCCGATCCAGCTCCCGTGTCCCCGCACCTCGCGACCCACGACCCCGGGACTTTTCGTTCGGGCCACGGAACCACTTCTTTCCAGGTCCGGCCTGCCCGCAGAGCCCCGCCCACACCCGGCCACTCCCCGCCCACGCCCCCAGACGGGCAGCCGGGTGGACCAATAGCGAGCTCTTGGGACGTGCCTTTCGGACTCCAAGCCTTGACTCGGCCCCACCCTGCCTGCGcgcgcagccccgcccccgccctgccctgcctgccgaCCAATGGCTGAGCGCCGCCGGGCACGCCGACTGTACATTGGCGGCGCCGGGACGCTGGGGGCGGGAGCGGCGCGCGGCTGTGGCGCGGGAGCTTCGGAGCCGGCGGCGACTCCGGCGGGCTCGGCGGGTCCGCGTGGCCATGGAGGACTATGAGCGGGAGCTGCACGGCATCGAGGACGACTTCCACAGCCAGTTTGCGGACGAGCTCGAGGTGCTGGCGGAGCTGGAAGGTGGGCGCGGGTCCGGTCGCGGCCTTGTCACTTGTAGCTGGGCCGGGCCCCGGCCTGCCCCGGGAGTTCGGGAGGGCCGCTCGGGGACGGGGAGCGCAGGCTGCTCGGGGATGGGGGCGCGTCGGGGAGGGACGGCTGCCCTGAGGCGGTTGCTGTGCATCTTCTCTCCCAGCAGGGACAGAGGCCCTGTCACCCTGCAGGCACAGGGTCCGGCCGTCGTTTGAGGAGGCCATTGCTGGAGGGGACGCTGCGGCGCCCTGTTCTCCAGATGGACCCTCAGGGAACCGCAGgggtgccaggaggaggcagctggacaCCGACGCCGAGAGGGACAGACTCCTCCTGAGTACGTCCGTCGTGGCCCccacaggggtgggaggcaaggcGGGGGAAGCACC is a genomic window of Eptesicus fuscus isolate TK198812 chromosome 4, DD_ASM_mEF_20220401, whole genome shotgun sequence containing:
- the RPUSD1 gene encoding RNA pseudouridylate synthase domain-containing protein 1, with product MEPGSVENLSIVYQSRDFLVVNKHWDVRIDSKTWRETLTLQKQLRHRFPELADPDTCYGFRFCHQLDFSTSGALCVALNKAAAGSAYKCFKERRVTKAYLALVRGHIQESRITISHAIGRNSTEGRTHTMCIEGTQGCENPKPSLTELVVLEHGLYAGDPVSKVLLQPLTGRTHQLRVHCSALSHPIVGDLTYGQASGQEDQPFRMMLHAFYLRIPTQAECVEACTPDPFVPTLDACWSPHTLVQPLDQLVQVLRAAHDPEPTEGGPGPCSPSTHPPRPGRPPPPHPPETEAQRASYLQWLSEWTLEPDN